The proteins below come from a single Chitinophaga pinensis DSM 2588 genomic window:
- a CDS encoding ABC transporter ATP-binding protein → MLTARNLTKNYSNLHVLKGVSVSVSKGEIVTIVGSSGAGKSTLLHILGTLDTPTSGEVWLNDTNLSLLKGNALADFRNRHIGFIFQFHHLLPEFTALENVSIPAYIAGTRKAAVRERAAYLLETLGLSGRLEHKPNQLSGGEQQRVAVARALINQPDIVMADEPTGNLDSKNARELHQLFIELRDKFQQTFIIVTHNEELAPMSDRQLVMKDGGIVGEILASATQK, encoded by the coding sequence ATGCTAACCGCACGCAATCTTACCAAAAATTATTCCAACTTACACGTGCTGAAAGGTGTAAGTGTTTCCGTATCGAAAGGAGAAATCGTTACGATCGTAGGCTCTTCCGGCGCCGGAAAAAGTACCCTGCTGCATATTCTGGGTACGCTGGATACGCCGACTTCAGGAGAAGTATGGCTGAATGATACCAATCTTAGCCTTTTAAAGGGGAATGCACTGGCTGATTTCAGGAATAGGCATATTGGCTTCATTTTCCAGTTTCATCACCTTTTACCGGAGTTTACGGCCCTGGAAAACGTATCTATACCCGCTTACATTGCCGGCACCCGGAAAGCAGCTGTCAGGGAAAGAGCCGCTTATCTGCTGGAAACGCTGGGATTGTCAGGGAGACTGGAGCATAAGCCTAATCAGTTGTCAGGAGGAGAGCAGCAGCGTGTGGCTGTCGCCCGTGCACTGATCAATCAGCCGGACATTGTCATGGCGGATGAACCTACCGGTAACCTGGACTCAAAAAATGCCCGGGAATTGCATCAGCTGTTTATAGAACTGCGGGATAAATTCCAGCAAACCTTCATCATTGTGACACATAACGAAGAACTGGCGCCTATGAGCGACAGACAATTGGTCATGAAAGACGGAGGAATAGTGGGGGAGATCCTGGCATCTGCAACACAAAAATAG
- a CDS encoding DUF2795 domain-containing protein — protein sequence MYWTLELASYLEDAPWPATKDELIDYAIRSGAPIEVIENLQELEDEGEIYEGIEDIWSDYPSQDDFFFNEDEY from the coding sequence ATGTACTGGACCTTAGAATTAGCTTCATACCTGGAGGATGCTCCATGGCCAGCTACGAAAGACGAATTGATAGATTACGCCATCCGCTCCGGTGCACCGATTGAAGTGATTGAGAACTTGCAGGAACTGGAAGACGAAGGGGAAATTTATGAAGGCATAGAGGATATATGGTCAGATTATCCGTCGCAAGACGACTTTTTCTTCAATGAAGATGAGTATTAG